In Pontiella desulfatans, one DNA window encodes the following:
- a CDS encoding DUF2201 family putative metallopeptidase: protein MNQITLDTVRQMMKRELGADSFIAGMVQSVTADPKIPTACINAKGEMKYSPAFVSEQVKTEQDLFCLIFHEILHPAFGHFIYGRDEVSNIACDAIINALISQFYAAASGKGSLFERLYESQGLESILRPESKCTNGRYRYLYQHLYPKWTAYDELSAGEVIRTLKMLMPQQEAAPLLVGSHGSATEGSGSFGTEQLQGIAGEIAEHVANHQGCTGSMFGGLKKMIIEIMKTKRSLRQELLLNYTTRKRLDGFFCTEQSQRRATSPFPLNPSRRDMVLLSADIWPGFFRNRQPELKHRREGIAVFLDVSGSVNQHLPEIAGLLARYRKEIRSVYQFSNAVSEITMDALLRGYVETTYGTDFNCVAQTILREQLERAVIITDGHASLSELNAIGLRDAGVHLLTVLFGFRCNGEVLRPFGDVMALNEITEGEE, encoded by the coding sequence ATGAATCAGATTACATTGGATACAGTCCGGCAGATGATGAAGCGCGAGCTAGGCGCAGATTCATTTATTGCCGGCATGGTTCAGTCGGTTACGGCTGACCCGAAGATTCCTACGGCATGTATCAATGCCAAGGGAGAAATGAAATACAGTCCGGCGTTTGTGTCGGAGCAGGTAAAGACGGAGCAGGATCTATTCTGCCTGATCTTTCACGAAATTCTACACCCGGCGTTTGGCCATTTCATCTATGGCCGCGATGAGGTGAGTAACATCGCCTGCGATGCGATTATTAATGCGCTGATCAGTCAGTTCTACGCAGCAGCATCCGGAAAAGGATCGCTGTTTGAACGGCTGTATGAGTCTCAGGGGCTGGAGTCGATCCTTCGTCCGGAAAGCAAATGCACCAATGGACGGTATCGGTATCTTTATCAGCACCTTTACCCGAAGTGGACGGCTTATGATGAGCTGAGTGCGGGTGAGGTGATCCGGACATTAAAAATGCTGATGCCGCAGCAGGAAGCCGCACCGCTGCTGGTCGGATCACATGGATCTGCAACAGAAGGATCAGGGAGTTTCGGAACGGAACAACTTCAGGGCATTGCCGGAGAAATTGCGGAGCATGTGGCCAATCATCAGGGCTGTACCGGAAGTATGTTCGGCGGCCTGAAGAAGATGATCATCGAGATCATGAAGACCAAGCGAAGCCTGCGGCAGGAGCTGCTGCTCAACTACACCACCCGCAAGCGGCTGGACGGGTTTTTCTGCACTGAGCAGAGTCAGCGCCGAGCCACCTCGCCCTTTCCGCTCAATCCGAGCCGACGCGATATGGTGCTTTTGAGTGCGGACATTTGGCCGGGATTCTTTCGGAACCGTCAGCCGGAACTGAAACATCGACGCGAAGGCATTGCTGTTTTCCTGGATGTATCCGGATCGGTGAATCAACACCTGCCGGAAATTGCCGGGCTGCTGGCCCGTTACCGTAAGGAGATCCGCTCGGTCTATCAGTTCAGTAACGCGGTGTCTGAAATCACGATGGATGCGTTGTTGCGCGGCTATGTCGAAACCACCTACGGAACCGACTTCAACTGTGTTGCCCAGACCATTCTAAGAGAACAGCTGGAACGGGCGGTGATCATCACCGACGGCCACGCCTCGCTGTCGGAGCTCAACGCTATCGGGCTGAGGGATGCCGGGGTGCATCTGCTGACGGTGCTGTTTGGATTTCGCTGCAACGGGGAAGTCCTGCGCCCCTTTGGGGATGTTATGGCACTGAATGAAATAACGGAAGGAGAAGAATGA
- a CDS encoding IS1634 family transposase has protein sequence MFFREKTVRATSVLQLVESYRNEEGLPRQRVLASLGDAAVPTDERGIIAKAVELRLRGEQSLFPARLSRVGAEWVVRIHKIAEQSKAVALAPGTTRLDGVLVERIRTDYVVGFGPHLVALKAWEALGLSAILSSLGMKPEHIAIAQLMVINRLVEPLSEWALIDWSNRTALPEILGVGVTKTTKDRLYKTSDELLKIRRKIEKELRSSEQELFSLRRSIVLYDVTNTHFEGLCQSNPKAKHGKNKQKRNDCRQVAVGMAFDEHGFALAHEVFEGNIADTKTLLAMLDRLELGDQELKPVVILDAGFVSEENLKLLEQRGCSYIVNITRGSRSRYAEYFANETFCALPGRKADKQVEVKRIADPENKNCCLVLCRSAQRGEKERAMISNAEKWFLADGESLRRRIEKGRLKKPDVIERKIGAFLKKHPRVARFYKAEHKDQTLLLARNDEKLDEALALCGDYVLKTDKSMEAETLWELYMTLLEAEKGFRMLKSTLGLRPNFHQLEKRVDGHIFISVLAYHLLRWIGYRLETSGDLREWRTLRRLLGTHVVATTRLPLESGNEISIRKPSQPDAEQERVYALLGIDWKRAYPPRKTELKR, from the coding sequence ATGTTCTTCAGGGAAAAGACGGTTCGCGCAACGTCGGTGCTTCAGCTGGTGGAGTCCTACCGAAATGAGGAGGGGTTGCCGCGTCAACGGGTTTTGGCATCGCTTGGCGATGCTGCGGTTCCGACCGATGAGCGGGGAATAATTGCAAAGGCTGTGGAGTTGCGCCTGCGTGGCGAGCAATCACTTTTTCCAGCAAGGCTTTCGAGGGTGGGTGCTGAATGGGTTGTACGGATCCATAAAATTGCGGAGCAGTCCAAGGCGGTTGCGCTGGCTCCTGGCACAACCCGGCTTGATGGCGTACTGGTTGAGAGGATTCGAACCGATTATGTGGTGGGGTTCGGGCCTCATTTGGTGGCGCTTAAGGCGTGGGAGGCGCTGGGGCTTTCGGCGATTTTAAGCAGTCTTGGAATGAAGCCGGAGCACATAGCCATTGCTCAGCTAATGGTGATTAACCGATTGGTCGAGCCGCTCAGCGAATGGGCGCTAATTGATTGGTCGAACCGGACAGCGCTGCCGGAGATCCTCGGAGTGGGCGTTACGAAAACCACAAAAGATCGACTCTACAAAACCAGTGACGAACTCCTTAAAATCCGGCGAAAAATCGAGAAGGAGCTTCGTTCCAGTGAGCAGGAACTCTTCAGCTTGCGCCGAAGCATCGTGCTTTACGACGTCACCAATACTCATTTTGAAGGTCTTTGCCAAAGCAACCCGAAGGCGAAGCACGGCAAGAATAAACAGAAGCGCAACGACTGCCGCCAAGTCGCGGTCGGCATGGCATTCGACGAACATGGGTTTGCTCTGGCGCACGAGGTGTTCGAGGGGAACATCGCCGATACAAAAACGCTACTGGCCATGCTCGACCGGCTGGAGCTCGGCGACCAAGAGCTCAAGCCCGTCGTAATCCTCGACGCCGGGTTCGTCTCGGAAGAAAACCTGAAGCTACTTGAACAACGCGGATGCTCCTACATCGTAAACATCACCCGAGGGAGCCGGAGTCGCTATGCCGAATACTTCGCAAATGAAACCTTTTGTGCGCTCCCTGGGCGCAAAGCGGACAAGCAGGTAGAGGTCAAGCGTATCGCCGATCCGGAAAATAAAAACTGCTGTCTCGTGCTCTGCCGGAGTGCCCAACGCGGGGAAAAAGAACGCGCCATGATTTCCAACGCCGAAAAATGGTTCCTTGCCGACGGCGAATCCTTGCGCAGGCGTATTGAAAAAGGAAGGCTCAAAAAGCCGGATGTAATCGAACGCAAGATCGGAGCCTTCCTGAAGAAACACCCTCGGGTTGCCCGCTTCTATAAAGCCGAGCACAAAGACCAAACCCTACTTCTTGCCCGCAACGATGAGAAGCTCGACGAAGCGCTCGCGCTATGCGGCGACTACGTCCTCAAAACCGACAAAAGCATGGAAGCCGAAACGCTCTGGGAGCTCTACATGACCCTGCTCGAAGCTGAAAAAGGGTTCCGCATGCTCAAGAGCACACTCGGGCTGCGTCCAAACTTCCACCAACTCGAAAAGCGCGTCGACGGGCACATCTTTATCAGCGTACTCGCCTATCACCTGCTGCGCTGGATCGGCTACCGGCTTGAAACCTCCGGTGACCTTCGGGAGTGGCGCACTCTGCGCCGCCTACTCGGCACCCATGTTGTGGCAACCACCCGGCTGCCACTTGAAAGCGGAAACGAAATATCCATCCGCAAGCCCAGTCAGCCGGATGCAGAACAAGAGCGAGTTTATGCCTTGCTG